In the genome of Thermococcus sp. MV5, the window GGAAGGACATTTAGAGACTTTTCTAGAACAAAGCCAAAGAAAAATGGAGTACGAAGTCATCAAATGGAAACCCCAACTTCATGCCGATTTATTACCAAAACTTGGAGGGGCCGATCTTGAGAGAGCTGCAAAGGTCAGTGGTTCAAGATTCTTCTATCTTCTCAATGAGTTAGTAATCTTGGATCTAGCACTAATAAGATTTGCATTAGATAAGCTCATAGAAAAAGGCTTTATCCCAGTAATACCCCCATATATGGTAAGAAGATATGTTGAAGAAGGTGTCACTAGTTTTGGAGACTTTGAAGATGTTATATACAAGGTTGAAGGAGAAGACCTCTACTTAATTCCTACATCAGAACATGCCATAGCAGGAATGCACGCAAACGAAATCCTCGACGGAAATGATTTACCCATCCTTTATGCAGGAGTAAGTCCCTGCTTCAGAAAAGAGGCCGGAACTGCTGGAAAAGACACAAAGGGTATCTTCAGAGTTCACCAGTTTCATAAGGTAGAACAATTTGTTTATGTCAGGCCAGAAGAAAGCTGGGAATGGCATGAGAAACTCATACAAAATGCTGAAGAAATATTTCAGGCCTTAGAAATCCCATACAGGATTGTAAACATCTGTACCGGAGATTTGGGATATGTAGCAGCAAAGAAATACGATATCGAAGCATGGATGAGTGCCCAGGGGAAATTCAGAGAAGTAGTAAGTTGCTCAAACTGTACTGATTGGCAAGCAAGAAGACTAAATATCAGATTCAGAGATAAACCAAATGAAAAACCCCGCTTTGTTCATACCTTAAATTCCACAGCAATAGCAACTTCGAGAGCAATAGTGGCAATAATAGAGAACTTCCAAGAAGAAGATGGAACTGTAAAAATACCCAAGGCATTATGGCCGTATACAGGATTCAAAGAAATTTTGCCGCTCGATAAAAAAGATAAATGCTGTCAAGGTTAAGTTTGGCATTTCACCTTTATGGGCCCCGTCTCCTTTCTTTCTTCTCCCTTAAATAAGGATAACGCATGATGTGGCCACATTCAAGAC includes:
- the serS gene encoding serine--tRNA ligase, whose amino-acid sequence is MLDIKLIRENPEIVKGDLIKRGELEKLQWIDEILELDKKWRENLKEINVLRRERNRLAIEIGKRKKAGEGIEDLLRRSNEIAKQIEEIEKENNKIKEKIDYYLWRLPNITHESVPIGKDDTENVPIRFWGKAKVWEGHLETFLEQSQRKMEYEVIKWKPQLHADLLPKLGGADLERAAKVSGSRFFYLLNELVILDLALIRFALDKLIEKGFIPVIPPYMVRRYVEEGVTSFGDFEDVIYKVEGEDLYLIPTSEHAIAGMHANEILDGNDLPILYAGVSPCFRKEAGTAGKDTKGIFRVHQFHKVEQFVYVRPEESWEWHEKLIQNAEEIFQALEIPYRIVNICTGDLGYVAAKKYDIEAWMSAQGKFREVVSCSNCTDWQARRLNIRFRDKPNEKPRFVHTLNSTAIATSRAIVAIIENFQEEDGTVKIPKALWPYTGFKEILPLDKKDKCCQG